In Zea mays cultivar B73 chromosome 7, Zm-B73-REFERENCE-NAM-5.0, whole genome shotgun sequence, the following proteins share a genomic window:
- the LOC100191489 gene encoding Phospholipid:diacylglycerol acyltransferase 1-like yields the protein MSFLRRRKPLPPSDGDESDHDDNDKGKKPSSSSGSPSKEPTKRTKAKWSCVDSCCWLVGCVCSAWWLLLFLYNAMPASFPQYVTEAITGPLPDPPGVKLQKEGLRVKHPVVFVPGIVTGGLELWEGHHCAEGLFRKRLWGGTFGDVYKRPLCWVEHMSLDNETGLDKPGIRVRPVTGLVAADYFVPGYFVWAVLIANLARIGYEEKTMYMAAYDWRLSFQNTEVRDQTLSRIKSNIELMVATNGGNRVVVIPHSMGVLYFLHFMKWVEAPPPMGGGGGPDWCEKHIKAVMNIGGPFLGVPKAVAGLFSSEAKDVAVARAIAPDVLDSDFLGLQTLRHLMRMTRTWDSTMSMIPKGGDTIWGNLDWSPEDGIECKAKKHKANDTGVSKDSNGGNIEVQPEPINYGRLVSFGKDVAEAPSSEIEQIEFRDAVKGNNIAHSNTSCREIWTEYHELGWGGIKAVADYKVYTASSVVDLLHFVAPRMMQRGNVHFSYGIADNLDDPKYQHYKYWSNPLETKLPNAPDMEIFSMYGVGIPTERAYVYKLAPQAECYIPFRIDTSAEGGEENSCLKGGVYLADGDETVPVLSAGYMCAKGWRGKTRFNPAGSKTYVREYSHSPPSTLLEGRGTQSGAHVDIMGNFALIEDVIRIAAGATGEEIGGDQVYSDIFKWSEKIKLKL from the exons ATGTCATTCTTGCGGCGGCGAAAGCCGCTGCCGCCCTCTGACGGTGACGAGTCCGACCACGACGACAACGACAAGGGGAAGAAGCCGTCCTCATCCTCCGGGTCGCCGTCCAAGGAGCCCACGAAGCGGACCAAGGCCAAGTGGTCGTGCGTGGACAGCTGCTGCTGGCTGGTCGGGTGCGTGTGCTCCGCCTGGTGGCTGCTGCTCTTTCTATACAACGCGATGCCGGCCTCGTTCCCGCAGTATGTCACCGAGGCCATCACGGGGCCGCTCCCGGACCCGCCCGGGGTCAAGCTGCAGAAGGAGGGGCTGCGAGTTAAGCACCCCGTCGTCTTCGTCCCGGGCATCGTCACCGGGGGCCTGGAGTTATGGGAGGGGCACCACTGCGCCGAGGGGCTCTTCCGCAAGCGGCTATGGGGCGGCACATTTGGTGACGTATACAAGAG ACCTCTATGCTGGGTCGAACATATGTCATTGGACAATGAAACTGGATTAGACAAACCTGGAATAAGGGTCAGGCCGGTCACAGGCCTGGTTGCAGCAGACTATTTTGTCCCTGGATATTTTGTTTGGGCTGTCTTAATTGCCAATTTAGCACGTATTGGATATGAAGAAAAGACCATGTACATGGCTGCATATGATTGGAGGTTATCTTTCCAGAACACTGAG GTCCGTGATCAAACTTTGAGCAGAATAAAGAGCAACATTGAACTCATGGTAGCAACAAATGGTGGAAATAGGGTGGTGGTGATCCCACACTCCATGGGGGTCCTCTATTTTTTGCATTTTATGAAATGGGTCGAAGCACCTCCTCCCATGGGGGGTGGCGGTGGTCCAGACTGGTGTGAGAAGCATATTAAAGCTGTAATGAATATTGGAGGACCTTTCTTAGGAGTTCCTAAGGCTGTTGCTGGCCTTTTCTCATCTGAAGCCAAAGATGTTGCCGTTGCTAG AGCTATCGCTCCTGATGTCTTGGACTCTGATTTCCTTGGGCTTCAAACTTTGCGCCATTTGATGCGTATGACCCGAACATGGGATTCAACAATGTCAATGATTCCTAAAGGTGGTGATACAATTTGGGGAAATCTGGATTGGtctccagaagatggcattgaatGTAAAGCTAAGAAGCACAAAGCCAATGATACTGGGGTTTCTAAGGATAGCAATGGGGGAAATATCGAGGTTCAACCTGAACCTATTAACTATGGAAGGCTGGTATCTTTTGGTAAAGATGTAGCAGAAGCACCTTCTTCAGAGATTGAGCAGATAGAATTTCGT GATGCTGTTAAAGGTAATAATATCGCCCATTCAAATACGTCATGCCGGGAGATCTGGACAGAGTATCACGAATTAGGATGGGGTGGAATAAAGGCAGTCGCAGACTACAAAGTTTACACTGCTAGTTCTGTTGTAGACCTTCTTCATTTTGTTGCTCCAAGGATGATGCAGCGTGGAAATGTTCACTTTTCATATGGAATTGCTGATAACTTGGATGATCCAAAATACCAACATTACAAATATTGGTCAAACCCCTTGGAAACGAA GTTACCGAATGCTCCTGACATGGAAATATTTTCCATGTACGGAGTAGGCATTCCTACTGAAAGGGCATATGTCTATAAGTTGGCCCCACAGGCAGAATGTTATATACCTTTCCGAATTGACACCTCGGCTGAAGGCGGGGAGGAAAATAGCTGCTTGAAAGGGGGTGTTTACTTAGCCGATGGTGATGAAACTGTTCCAGTTCTTAGTGCGGGCTACATGTGTGCAAAAGGATGGCGTGGCAAAACTCGTTTCAACCCTGCCGGCAGCAAGACTTACGTGAGAGAATACAGCCATTCACCACCCTCTACTCTCCTGGAAGGCAGGGGCACCCAGAGCGGTGCACATGTTGATATAATGGGGAACTTTGCTCTAATTGAGGACGTCATCAGAATAGCTGCTGGGGCAACCGGTGAGGAAATTGGTGGCGATCAGGTTTATTCAGATATATTCAAGTGGTCAGAGAAAATCAAATTGAAATTGTAA